One part of the Pseudemcibacter aquimaris genome encodes these proteins:
- a CDS encoding N(4)-(beta-N-acetylglucosaminyl)-L-asparaginase, with the protein MSEMNRRELLGAAATVAAVGTVASAAKAQAPAVMSSYKPLVVGAHNGHRLKNENGETGVEIAFRMMGEGADVLDATIHCNNLPEISEEDTSVGYGGLPDANGDVTLDACCMHGPLKRAGGVAYIQGVRTPSWVAKDVMMKTNHHLLAGQGALDFAREHGHKIEGDLNSERSFKRYLEWKKRVEEEGDTRTFAELDLDFIEKKGFDVAYQMAEEGRIDIEHIHGTINTNAMNHKGEICGNTTTSGRSFKVPGRVGDSPILGAGLYVDNEVGAAGSTGLGEMNLYHLCSFLIVEKMREGMHPKDAGMYALNRIKDFCMGNERYMNDKGEIRFNLQFYVLDKKGRYAGVAMRGGEGRFFAVCDENGGRHELMDSIYMND; encoded by the coding sequence ATGTCAGAAATGAATAGAAGAGAACTACTGGGTGCTGCAGCAACCGTTGCTGCGGTTGGTACTGTCGCCAGCGCCGCCAAGGCACAAGCCCCCGCGGTCATGAGCAGTTATAAACCGCTTGTGGTCGGAGCGCATAACGGTCACCGATTGAAAAATGAAAATGGTGAAACCGGGGTTGAAATCGCATTTCGCATGATGGGGGAAGGTGCGGACGTACTGGACGCGACAATTCATTGTAATAACTTACCCGAAATTTCAGAAGAGGACACATCGGTGGGGTATGGCGGTCTTCCGGATGCTAATGGTGATGTGACGCTTGATGCCTGCTGTATGCATGGGCCGTTAAAACGTGCCGGTGGTGTTGCTTATATACAAGGAGTACGCACACCATCCTGGGTCGCCAAAGATGTGATGATGAAAACGAACCATCATTTGCTCGCGGGGCAAGGTGCATTGGATTTCGCCCGCGAACATGGCCATAAAATCGAAGGTGACCTTAACAGTGAACGTTCATTCAAACGTTATCTTGAATGGAAAAAACGTGTTGAAGAAGAGGGGGACACAAGAACATTCGCCGAACTTGATCTGGATTTTATTGAAAAGAAAGGTTTCGATGTTGCCTATCAAATGGCGGAAGAGGGGCGCATTGATATTGAACATATCCACGGCACCATCAACACAAACGCCATGAATCATAAGGGCGAAATTTGCGGTAACACAACCACATCCGGCCGTAGTTTCAAGGTTCCCGGCCGTGTTGGCGATAGCCCGATCCTTGGCGCAGGGCTTTATGTTGATAACGAGGTCGGCGCCGCCGGTTCAACGGGACTAGGGGAAATGAACCTTTATCACCTATGTTCATTCCTGATCGTCGAAAAAATGCGTGAAGGAATGCATCCAAAAGATGCGGGTATGTATGCCCTGAACCGCATTAAAGATTTCTGCATGGGCAACGAACGTTACATGAATGATAAAGGCGAGATCAGATTTAACCTGCAATTTTATGTGCTGGATAAAAAAGGAAGATACGCCGGCGTTGCCATGCGTGGCGGCGAAGGACGCTTTTTTGCCGTCTGTGATGAAAACGGCGGCCGTCATGAATTGATGGATAGCATTTATATGAATGATTAG
- a CDS encoding RidA family protein — MKTRSINSPKAQLPEGGYSQAVEVVDAKRTLYISGQIPVNADGNVPTDFAGQARLTWQNIEHQLNEAGMTFDNIVKHTTFLSSREYRDENSRVRNEMLGDRTPALTVIIADIYDEAWLLEVEVIACK; from the coding sequence ATGAAAACGCGTTCCATTAATTCACCAAAAGCACAATTACCAGAAGGCGGATATTCACAAGCCGTAGAGGTCGTTGATGCGAAAAGAACACTTTATATAAGCGGGCAAATTCCTGTTAATGCGGATGGTAACGTACCGACGGATTTTGCGGGTCAAGCGCGCCTGACGTGGCAGAATATTGAACATCAATTAAATGAGGCGGGGATGACGTTCGATAATATCGTCAAACACACGACATTTCTGTCTTCCCGGGAATATCGCGATGAAAACAGCCGTGTTAGAAACGAAATGCTTGGGGACCGCACCCCTGCGCTGACTGTCATCATCGCTGATATTTATGACGAAGCATGGCTTCTTGAGGTTGAAGTGATTGCGTGTAAATAG
- the moaB gene encoding molybdenum cofactor biosynthesis protein B, which produces MMAIDETIEFLPLNIAILTLSDTRTFETDKSGQVLVDKLTAAGHTLIDRAIIKDDKDDLRTQLSDWLENDDVQVIISTGGTGLTGRDITPEIFHEFYEKEIEGFGEYFRHISMGIIGTSTIQSRATGGVANGTYMFAVPGSPGACKDAWNHIFSEQLDIRFRPCNFAEMMPRLKER; this is translated from the coding sequence ATCATGGCCATTGATGAAACAATTGAATTTCTTCCGTTAAATATTGCGATTTTGACATTATCTGACACCCGCACATTTGAAACTGATAAATCAGGTCAGGTGCTCGTGGATAAATTAACTGCAGCGGGCCACACATTAATCGACCGCGCGATTATTAAGGACGATAAAGACGATCTGCGCACGCAGCTTTCTGATTGGCTGGAAAATGATGATGTTCAGGTGATCATTTCAACGGGCGGCACCGGATTAACCGGCCGTGACATCACCCCGGAAATTTTCCATGAATTTTATGAAAAAGAAATCGAAGGGTTCGGCGAATATTTCCGCCATATCAGCATGGGGATCATCGGCACATCCACAATCCAAAGCCGCGCCACGGGCGGCGTTGCCAATGGAACATACATGTTTGCCGTTCCCGGTTCCCCCGGCGCCTGTAAAGACGCATGGAACCACATCTTTTCCGAACAATTAGACATCCGCTTCCGCCCCTGCAATTTCGCAGAAATGATGCCGAGACTTAAAGAAAGGTGA
- a CDS encoding lytic transglycosylase domain-containing protein, with translation MIKKLLIILFTLNFSHVFAQDMDLSPLSADDVENYETIFYEQNRGNWKKADRAIKRVENKILMGHVYYQRYMHATAYISKYSELKEWMSNYGDHPGAQRIYDLGVRKNKGRPGGMMRPMTGKAYAFPAEKPTPPSRADIERAKIEAEKKKAAIPTEEQERKRQERRDVAELNRVIARYLRQQNPERAEKRLWAFSERGILSEREIDNHLSKIANTYFLSGRDSKALALAQIGSRSRQYISQNDWIAGLAAWRLGECSIAAEHFEHVAKSNVAGDWTAAAGGFWAARSYLACRRPAEVSRMLKIAAGFDKTFYGILAARQLGVDPNFDWSAPEFTNSDYREIDGLSSVHRAIALAQVGENTLADQELSVAMEQTRDSQHGALLGLAARLGLAATQLNIGRIETQKRIASLDSSLYPIPYITPEGGYTLDRALLFGMIRQESAFNSWAKSRVGARGLMQLMMGAAGDMSQDRRLQRIKLDDPRYNMFLGQKYMKTMMSKQFADGDLFKALSAYNAGPGNMQKWDKNINFQNDPLLYIESIPFRETRLYIERVLSNMWIYRMRMGQDIPSLDAVASGEWPKYLGQDNIQTAQNNN, from the coding sequence TTGATAAAAAAGCTTCTCATTATTCTATTCACGCTGAATTTTAGTCACGTTTTCGCGCAAGACATGGACCTTTCGCCATTAAGCGCCGACGATGTTGAAAATTACGAAACGATTTTTTATGAACAAAATCGCGGTAATTGGAAAAAAGCGGACCGCGCCATAAAACGCGTGGAAAATAAAATACTGATGGGCCATGTTTATTATCAACGTTATATGCATGCGACCGCCTATATATCCAAATATTCTGAACTTAAAGAATGGATGTCCAATTATGGCGATCATCCTGGTGCGCAGCGCATTTATGACCTTGGTGTACGTAAAAACAAGGGCCGCCCGGGCGGCATGATGCGCCCCATGACCGGCAAGGCATACGCATTCCCGGCGGAAAAACCAACGCCCCCTTCCCGCGCCGATATTGAACGCGCAAAAATAGAAGCCGAAAAGAAAAAAGCCGCCATCCCGACCGAGGAACAAGAAAGAAAAAGACAAGAACGCCGTGATGTTGCCGAACTTAACCGTGTTATTGCACGTTATCTGCGTCAACAAAATCCGGAACGTGCGGAAAAGCGTCTTTGGGCCTTTAGCGAACGCGGCATATTAAGCGAGCGTGAAATTGATAATCATCTATCGAAAATTGCTAATACATATTTTCTATCGGGCCGTGATAGTAAGGCACTGGCGCTGGCACAAATCGGTTCTAGGTCACGACAATATATTTCACAGAATGACTGGATTGCGGGGCTTGCCGCATGGCGCCTTGGTGAATGTTCCATTGCCGCCGAACATTTTGAACATGTGGCAAAATCAAATGTTGCTGGTGACTGGACGGCGGCAGCTGGTGGTTTCTGGGCGGCGCGTTCTTACCTTGCATGCAGAAGACCCGCTGAAGTATCACGCATGTTAAAAATTGCGGCAGGTTTTGATAAAACATTTTACGGTATCCTTGCTGCACGTCAGCTTGGTGTTGATCCAAACTTTGATTGGTCCGCACCGGAATTTACAAACAGCGATTACCGCGAAATTGACGGTCTTTCCAGTGTTCACCGCGCCATTGCCCTTGCGCAAGTTGGTGAAAACACGCTTGCTGATCAGGAATTAAGCGTCGCCATGGAACAAACCCGCGATAGCCAGCATGGTGCGTTACTTGGCCTTGCGGCGCGTCTTGGGCTTGCAGCAACACAATTAAACATTGGCCGCATTGAAACGCAAAAACGCATCGCATCACTGGACAGTTCATTATACCCCATTCCATACATCACACCGGAAGGTGGCTACACGCTCGACCGTGCGCTTTTATTCGGCATGATCAGACAGGAAAGCGCCTTTAACAGCTGGGCGAAAAGCCGTGTTGGCGCACGTGGATTGATGCAGCTTATGATGGGTGCCGCGGGCGATATGTCACAGGATAGAAGATTACAGCGTATCAAGCTTGATGACCCGCGCTATAACATGTTCCTTGGGCAAAAATATATGAAAACGATGATGAGCAAACAATTCGCCGATGGTGATTTGTTTAAGGCCTTATCCGCATATAACGCTGGCCCGGGTAACATGCAAAAATGGGACAAAAACATTAATTTCCAGAATGACCCGCTTTTATATATTGAAAGCATCCCGTTCCGTGAAACCCGTCTTTATATTGAACGGGTATTATCAAACATGTGGATTTACCGCATGCGTATGGGGCAAGATATCCCATCCCTTGATGCCGTGGCATCGGGCGAATGGCCGAAATATTTGGGTCAGGATAATATTCAAACCGCGCAAAACAATAATTAA
- a CDS encoding uracil-DNA glycosylase: MNNLNTSEDQIDPVSLLKCYVEWGVDETITEEPINWFTETDKIQIKQQTAQVSSQVKTPQNAAAQSAPLASQTETIALATEVAKACNSLDELKSAILEFDGCSLKKTATNTVFCDGNAESKVMVIGEAPGADEDRIGKPFLGEAGKLLDKMFAAIEMSRENDFYITNVVPWRPPGNRKPTDAECDLCLPFLKRHIELLQPKIIISIGGTSANALLGTQTGITKLRGKWQEYDVSGTKVPIVPIYHPAYLIRQPQFKKQTWHDLLDIKAKLREL, from the coding sequence ATGAATAATTTGAATACATCTGAAGACCAAATTGATCCTGTTTCACTGCTGAAATGCTATGTGGAATGGGGGGTTGATGAAACCATTACGGAAGAACCGATTAACTGGTTCACTGAAACAGATAAAATTCAAATAAAACAACAAACTGCACAAGTTTCTTCACAAGTCAAAACACCCCAAAATGCGGCCGCGCAATCAGCACCGCTTGCATCACAAACGGAAACAATCGCCCTTGCGACTGAGGTCGCGAAAGCGTGCAATTCACTTGATGAATTAAAGAGTGCGATTCTTGAATTTGATGGATGCAGCCTTAAAAAAACGGCAACAAATACCGTCTTTTGCGATGGAAATGCCGAAAGTAAGGTAATGGTAATTGGTGAAGCACCCGGCGCAGACGAAGACCGCATTGGAAAACCATTCCTTGGTGAAGCCGGAAAGTTACTTGATAAAATGTTTGCGGCCATTGAAATGAGCCGTGAAAATGATTTTTACATCACCAATGTAGTACCGTGGCGCCCACCCGGCAACCGCAAACCAACGGACGCGGAATGTGATTTATGTTTACCGTTTTTAAAAAGACATATTGAATTGTTGCAGCCAAAAATCATCATTTCAATTGGTGGCACGTCCGCAAATGCGCTTTTGGGCACACAAACAGGCATCACAAAATTACGCGGCAAATGGCAGGAATATGATGTTTCCGGTACCAAGGTTCCAATCGTACCGATTTATCATCCGGCATACCTTATCCGTCAGCCACAGTTTAAAAAACAAACTTGGCATGACTTGCTCGATATTAAAGCAAAACTCAGGGAATTATAA
- a CDS encoding cation diffusion facilitator family transporter — translation MASKHSSKTVILAALIGNFMIFVTKLGAALYTNSSAMFSEAIHSIVDCGNQVLLLYGIKKASRKADRDHPFGYGKELYFWSFVVAMLIFAVGAGVSLYEGFHKIMEPEEIRSIHINYIVLTVAICFEAYPWKMAYDEFNARRGKRGLVDAVIRSKDPSLFAILFEDTAAMLGLFTALIGLFIGDFFGIPEADGAASIVIGLILAATAAVLAIECKGLLIGEAADQQVIDSIENLMEKHAAVESVNEVLTMHFGPTDILLNLSIDFRDEISAGDVEQIITDFEIQIKEMHPDIKRIFIEAQSRRGHFMNSQLE, via the coding sequence ATGGCATCTAAACACTCGTCGAAAACGGTCATTCTTGCCGCGCTTATCGGCAATTTCATGATCTTCGTCACAAAACTTGGGGCGGCACTTTACACCAATTCATCTGCAATGTTTTCAGAAGCGATCCACAGTATTGTTGACTGTGGTAATCAGGTTCTTTTGCTTTACGGTATTAAAAAAGCAAGCCGTAAGGCAGACCGTGATCACCCGTTTGGTTATGGCAAGGAACTTTATTTCTGGTCATTTGTTGTCGCGATGCTCATTTTCGCGGTTGGCGCGGGCGTGTCATTATATGAAGGGTTTCATAAAATTATGGAACCCGAAGAAATCCGCAGTATCCACATCAACTATATCGTTCTGACGGTTGCGATCTGTTTCGAAGCATACCCATGGAAAATGGCTTACGATGAATTTAACGCAAGACGCGGTAAACGCGGCTTGGTTGATGCCGTAATCCGCAGTAAAGACCCGAGTTTGTTTGCTATTCTTTTTGAAGATACTGCTGCAATGCTTGGCCTTTTCACTGCACTTATCGGCCTGTTTATCGGTGATTTCTTCGGTATTCCAGAGGCCGACGGCGCTGCATCAATCGTAATTGGTCTTATCCTTGCGGCGACGGCAGCGGTCCTTGCCATTGAATGTAAAGGCTTACTGATTGGGGAGGCCGCCGACCAACAAGTGATTGATAGTATTGAAAATCTTATGGAAAAGCACGCAGCCGTTGAATCTGTTAACGAAGTCCTGACCATGCATTTTGGCCCGACAGATATTCTTTTGAACCTAAGTATCGATTTCAGGGACGAGATTTCCGCTGGCGATGTGGAACAAATCATCACCGATTTCGAAATTCAAATCAAAGAAATGCATCCGGATATCAAACGCATCTTCATCGAAGCCCAATCAAGACGCGGCCATTTCATGAATTCCCAGTTGGAATAG
- a CDS encoding ArsR/SmtB family transcription factor, with protein sequence MNEELVFKALGDPNRMKILNTLCDRDCPCSVGEVACCCTVDMSVVSRHLSTLKNAGIITAEKRGKEVFYHVNRSDVAALLRDIADRLEKPCCSNNRRN encoded by the coding sequence ATGAATGAAGAATTAGTGTTTAAGGCGCTTGGCGATCCTAACCGAATGAAAATTTTAAATACGTTGTGTGACCGGGACTGTCCATGCAGTGTCGGTGAGGTCGCATGTTGTTGTACCGTGGATATGTCCGTGGTCAGCCGTCATTTAAGCACATTAAAGAATGCGGGGATTATAACCGCTGAAAAACGAGGTAAAGAAGTTTTTTACCACGTAAACAGGTCTGATGTCGCAGCGCTTTTGCGTGATATTGCGGACAGACTTGAAAAACCATGTTGTTCAAACAATAGGAGAAATTAA
- a CDS encoding porin family protein, which produces MNKTIFSFFIVLMFSVTQSFAQENNKNFVFLGGTTSIYDQHTSNLTLGVEGVYMRKIWRGLAIGAGANIDFGLPSVSGSGSVDAFDNGTVTHPAYDYENKRSFQKYSISALVGGVFDHSNGSRTALLVGPEYGKIDFKTNFNQTFADGSSNKSSNSRDEDHFSLRAGVYHQFKDSQWIVGLNARYGFLSDFSDVDHYMQVGLSAGYAF; this is translated from the coding sequence ATGAACAAAACCATCTTTTCTTTTTTTATTGTTCTTATGTTTTCAGTGACACAATCATTCGCGCAGGAAAATAACAAGAATTTTGTATTTCTTGGTGGAACAACCAGCATTTATGATCAACACACATCAAACCTTACCCTTGGGGTAGAGGGTGTTTATATGCGAAAAATATGGCGAGGGCTCGCCATTGGTGCCGGTGCAAATATTGATTTTGGTCTTCCAAGCGTATCGGGAAGCGGTTCCGTTGATGCCTTTGATAACGGTACGGTAACCCATCCGGCATACGATTATGAAAATAAAAGATCATTTCAAAAATACAGTATTTCGGCACTCGTTGGTGGCGTGTTCGACCATTCAAATGGCAGCAGGACGGCATTGCTAGTCGGTCCGGAATACGGAAAAATTGATTTTAAAACCAATTTTAATCAAACATTCGCTGACGGCAGCAGCAATAAAAGCAGCAATAGCCGTGATGAAGATCATTTTTCATTACGCGCGGGTGTTTATCATCAATTCAAGGATAGTCAGTGGATCGTCGGATTAAACGCGAGATATGGGTTTTTATCTGATTTCAGTGATGTTGATCATTATATGCAGGTTGGCTTATCCGCAGGATATGCGTTTTGA
- a CDS encoding N-acetylmuramoyl-L-alanine amidase, with the protein MKSACKNVLTITSILLLLQGCSYWPFGGEEPHITDNKLPYWANLNARTTEELNMIVIHATELTDLAEAREYGERVLYEESGTGASGHYYIDRDGTIEQYVPDNRIAHHTSGWNSKTLSVELINLGRYPNWYHSDHQVMQEPYTDAQIDALIALTNRLKAEYPSIKYTQGHEDLDTRMVPADNDPNKQVPRKMDPGAHFPWDRFIQETGLRKETPPKEM; encoded by the coding sequence ATGAAATCAGCCTGCAAAAATGTATTAACGATAACATCAATTTTACTATTGCTTCAGGGCTGTTCGTATTGGCCGTTCGGCGGTGAAGAACCACATATTACAGATAATAAGCTTCCATACTGGGCTAACTTGAATGCCCGCACCACAGAAGAGCTTAATATGATTGTCATTCACGCAACAGAATTAACCGACCTTGCTGAGGCTCGTGAATATGGTGAACGTGTTTTATACGAAGAAAGCGGCACTGGCGCATCCGGACATTATTACATCGATCGCGACGGAACGATCGAACAATATGTTCCCGACAACCGTATCGCCCATCACACATCCGGCTGGAATAGCAAAACATTAAGTGTGGAACTTATAAACCTTGGTCGTTATCCAAACTGGTACCATAGCGATCATCAGGTTATGCAGGAACCCTATACGGATGCACAGATTGACGCGCTGATTGCCCTAACCAATCGTTTGAAGGCGGAATATCCATCCATCAAATACACACAAGGGCACGAAGATCTGGATACACGAATGGTTCCCGCCGATAATGATCCAAACAAACAAGTACCAAGGAAAATGGACCCTGGGGCCCATTTTCCGTGGGATCGTTTCATTCAGGAAACTGGGCTTCGTAAAGAAACGCCACCAAAAGAGATGTAA
- a CDS encoding methyl-accepting chemotaxis protein, with translation MNELTKLQLTVSKYILMSIWALTGVIFVSGYILGASNWLIITVAAILVSVATHVSWKKGAGSRSYRYMSAVVLPILIAFWLYLYSGHPWQIDIHMSFFAALALTAIYCDKDAILVSAGTIAVHHLLLNFILPSAVFPDGGDFLRVVLHAVIVVIETGFLYYMAMQLEAAFGLSEQAVKSAQEEAEKATEAMQLAEEQSQKISQTLTELEETQAQADSLMSEQDKMQDSAKRNRKEQLVTMANELEKTLQTASDNLVQYSQSLQTSAGELSELSTIEQKHSEEAVRAVTASSGEIQSVASAVEELSSSIQEITRQVDTTTQFSSEAVEFAQKTSQTIQNLSDQAAKINDVLGIISDLSEQTNLLALNATIEAARAGDAGKGFAVVASEVKNLATQSAAATEDIAKQITAMQDAVKESVTSIEEIANLINKSNESTVNISNSIQEQNTVAGEISRSAQNASTSMIETTNNIEKIQELTGRNSTVSNEIEGVVSNISTQSDVLNTDLKDIVDGLRKQTED, from the coding sequence ATGAATGAATTAACGAAGTTACAATTAACCGTCTCAAAATATATTTTGATGTCGATATGGGCTTTAACGGGGGTTATTTTTGTTTCTGGTTATATTCTTGGGGCGTCAAACTGGTTAATCATTACAGTGGCGGCGATCCTTGTATCTGTCGCAACACATGTTTCATGGAAAAAAGGGGCGGGGTCAAGGTCATACCGTTATATGAGTGCGGTTGTGCTTCCAATTTTAATTGCATTCTGGTTATATTTATACAGCGGTCATCCATGGCAAATTGATATTCATATGTCATTTTTTGCGGCACTGGCGCTGACGGCGATTTATTGTGATAAAGATGCAATTCTAGTGTCCGCAGGAACAATTGCTGTCCATCATTTACTGCTTAATTTCATTTTGCCGAGTGCGGTTTTCCCCGATGGGGGTGATTTCTTGCGTGTCGTACTTCACGCGGTGATTGTCGTTATTGAAACAGGTTTCCTTTATTATATGGCAATGCAGTTAGAGGCAGCCTTCGGATTATCAGAACAAGCCGTTAAATCAGCGCAGGAAGAAGCGGAAAAAGCAACAGAAGCAATGCAGCTTGCAGAAGAACAAAGCCAAAAAATTAGTCAGACATTAACTGAGCTTGAAGAAACGCAAGCGCAAGCAGACAGCTTGATGTCTGAACAAGATAAAATGCAGGATAGCGCGAAAAGAAACCGCAAGGAACAGCTTGTCACAATGGCGAATGAGCTTGAAAAAACATTGCAAACGGCGTCGGACAATTTGGTGCAATATTCACAAAGCTTGCAAACAAGTGCGGGTGAGCTTTCCGAACTTTCAACCATTGAACAAAAACATTCAGAAGAAGCCGTGCGTGCTGTAACTGCAAGTTCCGGCGAAATTCAATCTGTTGCATCCGCGGTTGAAGAACTGTCATCATCCATTCAGGAAATTACCCGTCAGGTTGATACAACAACCCAATTTTCATCGGAGGCCGTTGAATTCGCGCAAAAAACAAGTCAGACAATTCAAAACCTGTCAGATCAGGCAGCAAAAATTAATGATGTTCTTGGGATTATTTCCGATCTATCGGAACAAACCAATTTGTTAGCCCTTAACGCAACAATCGAGGCCGCAAGAGCGGGTGACGCAGGTAAAGGGTTTGCTGTTGTGGCGAGTGAGGTTAAAAACCTTGCGACACAATCAGCTGCTGCGACTGAAGATATTGCGAAACAAATCACGGCGATGCAGGATGCAGTGAAAGAATCCGTTACATCAATCGAAGAAATTGCGAACCTGATTAACAAGAGTAACGAAAGCACCGTAAATATTTCAAATTCCATTCAGGAACAAAATACAGTTGCTGGCGAAATTTCCAGAAGCGCGCAAAACGCATCGACCAGTATGATTGAAACAACCAATAACATTGAAAAAATTCAGGAACTAACCGGAAGAAACAGTACAGTCAGTAATGAAATTGAAGGGGTTGTTTCAAATATATCAACGCAATCTGATGTCTTAAACACAGATCTTAAAGACATTGTTGATGGCTTGAGAAAACAGACGGAAGATTAA
- a CDS encoding GSCFA domain-containing protein produces the protein MSKNKNKEKKNPYSNLPDNRFWKTGVKERQPQQFYEDLWKPKFKIKKQSNIVAAGSCFAQHVGKWLSDKGYSFYASSLDSLHNFSFAFGNIYTCALLRELLEAALGKCDLSNIVHQENGRWFDLLRPVFNEDGYESKDALVASREEAFGEMLESIKNAEVFIFTLGLTESWIDNDGVVYPMCPGTLCGEFDKKKYSFKNYSFEENIDELEQVLELIKSVNSKINVLLTVSPVPLTATASQNHVLSATTYSKSILRSVAERMKEKHSNVDYFPSYEIINSVANKGIFFEENLRSVTPNGVSYVMSHFEAGISPYEFKKALKKQQKEAEFFGSPNVGGSQLNGDAVCEEETLEGQRNSAVSSDPVKFFLIGDSHMGFLSKCFAKRNISHCGGALMNGSAWEDGLFHLTDEDYIVMLENKGARHFWENAIETVKNTEKQTGKKPIIVTNVGYQTHRSMAKLIRWFKTNNLGDEFNLEETLKYFSGRYDKHIQFLQNLVEAGFKVIALPDPPIFKNISGMEKRDSYMFLYESVYDKFLEKIGVKIFNVREWREKTKGLSKDIHIFKDGEPDWIHGSPAYYQELVDKIVKTYS, from the coding sequence ATGAGCAAAAATAAGAATAAAGAAAAGAAAAACCCTTACTCAAATTTACCAGACAACAGATTTTGGAAAACGGGTGTAAAAGAGCGTCAACCACAACAATTTTACGAGGATCTCTGGAAGCCAAAATTCAAGATTAAAAAACAATCTAATATTGTTGCAGCCGGATCATGTTTTGCACAGCACGTGGGGAAATGGTTAAGTGATAAGGGGTATTCATTTTATGCATCCTCGTTGGATAGTCTTCATAACTTTTCATTTGCATTTGGAAATATTTATACGTGTGCGTTGTTACGTGAATTATTGGAAGCGGCCCTTGGAAAATGTGACCTTTCTAATATAGTGCATCAAGAAAATGGACGGTGGTTTGATCTGCTTCGTCCAGTATTTAACGAGGATGGCTACGAGAGCAAAGATGCATTAGTTGCATCCAGAGAAGAAGCATTTGGTGAAATGCTTGAAAGCATAAAAAATGCAGAAGTTTTTATTTTTACACTTGGTTTAACGGAAAGCTGGATTGACAATGATGGTGTTGTTTATCCAATGTGTCCGGGTACGCTTTGTGGTGAATTCGATAAGAAAAAATATTCTTTTAAAAATTATTCATTTGAAGAAAATATTGATGAACTAGAACAGGTTCTTGAGCTTATAAAATCCGTTAACAGTAAAATTAATGTGCTGCTCACCGTTTCGCCGGTTCCACTTACCGCGACGGCATCGCAAAATCATGTGCTAAGTGCGACTACATATTCAAAGTCCATTTTACGAAGCGTTGCAGAAAGAATGAAAGAAAAACATTCGAATGTTGATTATTTCCCGTCTTATGAGATCATAAATTCGGTTGCAAACAAGGGTATTTTCTTTGAAGAGAATTTACGTAGTGTAACGCCAAACGGTGTTTCATATGTGATGTCACATTTTGAAGCCGGAATATCACCATATGAATTCAAAAAGGCACTAAAGAAACAACAAAAAGAAGCAGAATTTTTTGGCTCTCCAAATGTCGGTGGCTCTCAATTAAATGGCGATGCGGTTTGTGAAGAAGAAACCCTTGAAGGCCAAAGAAATAGTGCGGTATCAAGTGATCCTGTGAAATTTTTCCTTATTGGCGATAGTCATATGGGGTTCTTGTCGAAATGTTTTGCCAAAAGAAATATCAGCCACTGTGGTGGTGCATTGATGAATGGTTCTGCATGGGAAGATGGTTTGTTTCACCTTACCGATGAAGACTACATTGTGATGTTAGAAAACAAGGGCGCGCGCCATTTTTGGGAAAATGCAATTGAAACAGTAAAAAATACCGAAAAACAAACCGGTAAAAAACCAATCATCGTTACCAATGTTGGCTATCAAACACATAGGTCAATGGCAAAACTCATTAGATGGTTTAAAACCAATAATTTAGGGGATGAGTTTAACCTGGAGGAAACATTGAAATATTTTTCCGGGCGTTATGATAAACATATTCAATTTTTGCAAAATTTGGTGGAGGCTGGCTTTAAAGTGATTGCGTTACCTGATCCACCAATTTTTAAGAATATTTCCGGTATGGAAAAGAGGGATTCATATATGTTCTTGTATGAGAGCGTCTATGATAAATTCCTGGAAAAAATTGGCGTTAAAATATTCAATGTCCGAGAATGGCGTGAGAAAACAAAAGGATTAAGCAAAGATATCCATATTTTTAAGGATGGTGAACCGGACTGGATTCATGGCAGCCCGGCTTATTATCAGGAACTAGTTGATAAGATTGTAAAAACTTATTCTTAA